Proteins encoded by one window of Rhodococcus sp. OK302:
- a CDS encoding RES family NAD+ phosphorylase has translation MSATRAVQHLSEPPSPDQLRGRFPVLTVSAGTVLYRTHKDGLGAWWFGSSLQGRFDLAGPYGTCYTAESELITLLECWVGIRYIPRTEIDGRALSAVAVGRDIQIADVTSNMAIEFGMTSEINTTVDYDLTQRWAEAFRAAGFDGIRYWARHEMSHTHACLALFAVGGDRTHSATRPSDYLVTDIDLLVDRDDLWVVLEKETGTQILDIPGTF, from the coding sequence GTGAGCGCCACTCGGGCTGTCCAGCATTTGAGTGAACCACCGTCCCCGGATCAACTCCGGGGACGGTTTCCTGTGCTGACGGTGTCGGCTGGGACGGTGCTGTATCGGACGCACAAGGACGGCTTGGGTGCATGGTGGTTCGGGAGCAGTTTGCAGGGGCGGTTCGACCTCGCTGGCCCGTATGGGACCTGCTATACAGCGGAATCGGAACTGATAACGCTGCTCGAATGCTGGGTCGGAATCCGGTACATCCCTCGGACTGAAATCGACGGCCGCGCATTGTCCGCGGTGGCGGTTGGCCGTGACATACAGATTGCCGACGTTACCTCGAACATGGCCATCGAGTTCGGAATGACGTCCGAGATCAACACCACCGTCGACTACGACCTGACCCAACGGTGGGCAGAGGCGTTCCGCGCTGCCGGATTCGATGGCATCAGATACTGGGCGCGGCACGAAATGTCGCACACCCACGCGTGCCTCGCGTTGTTCGCCGTTGGCGGCGATCGTACGCATTCGGCTACACGGCCTAGCGACTACTTGGTGACCGACATCGATCTGCTCGTGGACCGGGACGACTTGTGGGTTGTACTCGAAAAGGAAACCGGCACACAGATTCTCGATATTCCTGGGACTTTCTGA
- a CDS encoding transposase yields MRSSIVKRRTAIYQRLDAQLELLGPSWYDALGSKYGKCALAVLIRYADPTSILRLGPARLTRFLIRYSRGAWRDEHARTLLAAARESLELWGPDGIDFAELAADIAVEALQARVLTEQVEDLDERIADLYEEADPTGIIASAPGMGPVNSAVVAGRIGDPHRFPSLAAIRAYSGLVPKVSQSGLHNHQYGLTKAGDPLLREALFNAADHARKTDPQLAVKYVRLRNSERHHDSAICHIATTLLTRIAACWRAGEYYVLRDTDGRIITPAEGLSIVREHHLVDPKIREKAAHQRQSKRLKVRAGREQQESPSAPTSRPTDFESTRLDVA; encoded by the coding sequence ATGCGATCGTCGATCGTCAAGCGGCGCACCGCGATCTACCAACGACTGGATGCGCAACTCGAACTGCTCGGCCCCAGCTGGTACGACGCCTTGGGCAGCAAGTACGGCAAATGTGCACTCGCCGTACTGATCCGCTACGCCGACCCCACCAGCATCCTGCGTCTGGGCCCCGCTCGTCTGACCCGATTCCTGATCCGGTATTCCCGCGGAGCCTGGCGCGACGAACACGCCCGAACGCTGCTGGCAGCGGCGCGCGAATCACTCGAACTGTGGGGTCCTGACGGCATCGACTTCGCCGAACTCGCCGCCGACATCGCGGTCGAGGCACTGCAGGCCCGAGTGCTCACCGAGCAGGTCGAGGATCTCGACGAGCGGATCGCCGATCTCTACGAGGAAGCCGACCCGACAGGGATTATCGCTTCCGCGCCGGGGATGGGGCCGGTCAATTCCGCTGTCGTCGCCGGCCGGATCGGTGACCCGCACCGGTTTCCCAGTCTCGCTGCGATCCGTGCCTACTCCGGGCTGGTCCCCAAGGTCAGCCAGTCCGGACTGCACAACCACCAATACGGGCTGACCAAGGCCGGGGACCCACTTCTGCGGGAGGCCTTGTTCAATGCCGCCGACCACGCCCGCAAGACGGACCCGCAGCTCGCGGTGAAGTATGTCCGGCTCAGGAACTCCGAACGTCACCACGACTCCGCGATCTGCCACATCGCGACCACGCTGCTGACCCGGATCGCCGCCTGCTGGCGCGCCGGAGAGTATTACGTGTTGCGCGATACCGACGGCCGCATCATCACACCCGCGGAGGGCCTCAGCATCGTCCGTGAACACCACCTGGTTGACCCGAAGATTCGCGAGAAGGCTGCTCACCAACGTCAGTCGAAGCGGCTGAAGGTGAGGGCGGGTCGGGAGCAACAGGAGTCGCCGAGCGCTCCAACATCCCGGCCCACCGATTTCGAGTCTACGAGGCTCGATGTCGCTTGA
- a CDS encoding AraC family transcriptional regulator, producing the protein MTPGAVLYRGPGGDADYHAHHAVQLMISPDEPFVLELEGKEKRTSAALIPSGVEHRLRCGPQRLLLMLVEPFGPRGRGLNTIAGRMTGLELERALMPVLAKSADTSDAVVVIDSLIRAVDPAVVERVAQLSVPVRSALRYLERTASSKPSLGQAAAEAHISPSRLTHLFTGEVGIPFRRYGLWIRLRRAAEHVAGGSNLTQAAVAAGFSDSAHLSRAFKTNFGLNPSVMFEMKLRDAWPEDTSTRH; encoded by the coding sequence ATGACTCCCGGGGCAGTTCTGTATCGAGGGCCTGGCGGCGATGCGGATTATCACGCGCACCACGCTGTGCAACTGATGATATCGCCGGACGAACCATTCGTACTCGAACTCGAAGGGAAGGAGAAGCGCACCTCCGCGGCGCTGATACCGAGTGGGGTGGAACACAGATTGCGTTGCGGTCCGCAGCGGCTGTTACTGATGCTCGTCGAGCCCTTCGGCCCGAGGGGCAGAGGTCTCAACACCATCGCCGGACGAATGACGGGGCTGGAGTTGGAACGGGCGCTGATGCCGGTCTTGGCCAAGTCGGCCGATACTTCTGATGCCGTGGTCGTGATCGATAGCCTGATTCGGGCGGTTGATCCGGCGGTAGTAGAAAGGGTTGCTCAGCTGTCGGTACCCGTGCGCTCTGCGCTGCGATATCTAGAGCGCACCGCGAGTTCGAAACCTAGCCTCGGACAAGCAGCAGCCGAAGCTCACATTTCCCCCTCGCGGTTGACCCACCTGTTCACCGGTGAAGTCGGCATACCTTTTCGTCGATATGGATTATGGATCCGGCTGAGACGGGCAGCCGAGCACGTGGCAGGAGGTTCAAACCTCACGCAGGCGGCAGTCGCGGCGGGGTTCAGCGATTCTGCTCACCTGAGCCGGGCGTTCAAGACGAATTTCGGTCTCAACCCCTCGGTCATGTTCGAGATGAAGCTGCGCGACGCATGGCCTGAAGACACTTCAACGAGACACTGA
- a CDS encoding transglutaminase-like domain-containing protein gives MVNHLRPTSILDYNHSSIQTLVLARGWRELPYGDRIGAVYDFVRDEIAFGYNVSDEVPASTVLADGYGQCNTKTSLLMALFRAADIPCRFHGATIHKRLQKGVVNGFAYRLAPENILHSWAEVEFEDRWVGLEGVILDVGYLEGLRSTVATGGAFLGYGAGTENIDNPPVAWCGTDTAIQKTGVNRDLGVYDDPDAFYREHGVNMTGPKGLLFRQVVRHVMNRKVASIRGCAMQPTK, from the coding sequence ATGGTCAACCACCTGCGCCCCACGTCGATACTCGACTACAACCACAGCTCGATCCAGACTCTAGTTTTAGCCCGCGGGTGGCGTGAGCTTCCCTATGGTGACCGCATCGGTGCGGTTTACGACTTTGTCCGCGACGAGATCGCTTTTGGCTACAACGTCTCGGACGAGGTACCTGCCTCCACGGTGCTTGCTGACGGCTACGGTCAGTGCAATACCAAGACATCGCTGTTGATGGCCCTATTTCGGGCCGCCGATATACCTTGTCGGTTCCACGGCGCCACCATTCACAAACGCTTGCAGAAAGGCGTGGTCAATGGATTCGCTTACCGCCTCGCACCGGAGAACATCCTTCACAGTTGGGCGGAGGTCGAGTTCGAGGATCGCTGGGTCGGACTGGAGGGAGTGATTCTCGACGTGGGTTATCTCGAAGGTTTGCGGAGTACGGTCGCAACCGGCGGTGCGTTCCTCGGCTACGGCGCCGGCACCGAGAACATCGACAACCCGCCAGTTGCGTGGTGCGGCACCGATACCGCTATCCAGAAGACCGGGGTGAACCGTGACCTCGGCGTATACGACGACCCGGACGCCTTCTATCGCGAGCACGGGGTAAATATGACGGGGCCGAAAGGGTTACTTTTTCGTCAGGTAGTCCGTCACGTTATGAATCGTAAGGTTGCTTCGATCCGAGGTTGTGCGATGCAACCGACAAAATGA